The following proteins are encoded in a genomic region of Neospora caninum Liverpool complete genome, chromosome XI:
- a CDS encoding putative 50S ribosomal protein L22 gives MQKREEERKGEREKREAVGAAVSKGPPGPQETVRGCGESVRQGGSCRGEERREDFLFSLVHGDDLSPLSPSSREPKRSVSSATFFAPSTTFSFFFFPSSPSFASSLVSSSSPFSSSRLNATHQDLPALAPPGGDPPADLSSSSPGFLSVEVDNFEPSPAYLPPRLPVPMHTFRPHPARQPGAAASLLPPIAPGVSPAPRLARAEARYQRLSPIKTRRVLAEIKGMSIGRALAHLATSPRRPAFQVFKTIQSALANAIHAFGAETLQPRIKSITANNGPVMKRPFFRARGKMDILRRPTTHIRVILEV, from the exons atgcagaaaagggaggaagagcgcaaaggcgagagagagaagagagaagcagttGGTGCTGCGGTATCCAAGGGCCCGCCTGGTCCGCAGGAGACGGTGAGAGGCTGTGGCGAGAGCGTCAGACAAGGCGGCAGttgcagaggcgaagagagaagagaggatttcctcttctccctcgtccaTGGCGACgatctgtctccgctctcgccgaGCAGCCGGGAGCCGAAACG gtccgtctcctctgccaCATTTTTCGCCCCTTCTACcactttctcttttttctttttcccttcgtccccctctttcgcttcttctctggtttcttcctcttctcccttttcctcttctcggtTGAACGCGACTCACCAAGACTTGCCTGCGCTGGCTCCTCCCGGCGGCGACCCGCCTGCTGacctctcctcttcctctcccggaTTTCTCTCTGTGGAAGTGGACAACTTCGAGCCTTCCCCCGCGTACCttccgccgcgtctgccgGTGCCGATGCACACCTTCCGCCCCCACCCTGCGCGTCAGCCCGGCGCCGCGGCTTCGCTCTTACCCCCCATCGCcccaggtgtctctccagctccgcgtctcgcgcgggcggaggcgcgctatcagcgtctctcgccgaTTAAAACGCGGCGCGTCCTGGCAGAGATCAAGGGTATGTCGATCGGGCGAGCTCTCGCGCACCTTGCCACCTCTCCGCGGCGGCCTGCCTTCCAGGTCTTCAAGACGATTCAGTCTGCGCTTGCAAACGCGATTCACGCTTTTGGAGCAGAGACGCTCCAACCGAGAATCAAATCCATCACCGCCAACAACGGCCCAGTGATGAAACGCCCGTTCTTCAGAGCCAGAGGCAAGATGGACATCCTGAGGCGTCCCACGACGCACATCCGAGTGATTCTCGAAGTCTGA
- a CDS encoding putative 60S ribosomal protein L7a produces the protein MASEEGETAASQKMSYLSPIASPLLDGKSLRRSLKLIQLAADRERAARGGKQSKEAEGGKKPQGGKKGVKLLRRGVHEVTKCLRKGVKGIVFFASDVFPIEIIAHLPILCEEKDVVYAYLCSKKTLGHAFRSKRPASVIMITPGEEQPEADGEDSEEKFEEVYKKVAKLVRKSNPYF, from the coding sequence aTGGCGtccgaagaaggggagactGCGGCCTCGCAGAAGATGAGTTACCTCTCGCCCATTGCGTCTCCGTTGCTGGACGGGAAGTCCCTGCGAAGGAGTTTGAAGCTTATTCAACTCGCCGCCGACCGAGAGCGAGCTGCGCGCGGCGGAAAGCAGAGcaaggaggcagaaggcggaaagaagccgcaaggagggaagaagggagttAAGCTCTTGCGCCGCGGAGTTCACGAAGTCACAAAATGCCTGCGGAAGGGCGTAAAGGGcatcgttttcttcgcctctgaCGTGTTCCCCATCGAAATCATCGCGCACTTACCCATTCTCtgtgaagagaaagatgTGGTGTACGCATACCTGTGCAGCAAGAAGACACTCGGCCACGCTTTCCGGTCCAAGCGCCCCGCGAGTGTCATCATGATCACCCCCGGAGAGGAACAGCCGGAggccgacggagaagacagtgAAGAAAAGTTCGAAGAAGTCTACAAGAAAGTCGCGAAACTCGTCAGAAAGAGCAATCCTTACTTCTAA
- a CDS encoding putative regulator of chromosome condensation domain-containing protein — MADQYAVFFLGVAGVVKDIPFRDTRTLIFIYGKPLIAHQDPLETALRASAEGASSPVDVSAPAGRDASLSYRHSGAGAFAGNPLNFYFPGGSGPGGERPSAAPSGVPGPFSRLPAPVHSSGKAADAALLQPVVVSSLAYVRIVDVCVGEQHALFLADSGDVYAYGEGVYGQLGLGYERQIVNHPQKVEGSLSQLAVQQIACGDYHSVALTTEGLVFAWGAADCVGDGSGLCRFSPVRIRLPLPLGCGHFPVDACRVIAARFQQTMAVTEAGHLLVWGDTFFANFHATPEVLCLFPIPVVQIAIGKHFGLALTDDGQVYGWGDGTYGELTAACPMAPMTLPEPLNLKDSTGQSLPPVVAIATGTRHAILLTHDMRLWALGDNLAGQCGVPGHQTRLSVPKMVKLGELRSRASKIACGYRHSACITPNNQLYLWGHSSNHKLIFTAAAEGICEKASQPGVAIRSGLKSACCRARLIYSMLNLKITGAALGSETTVIVTGDGDAGRQSPPAPGASARRAGDMSSRRSKKDSEEQIEARVITAADLSLTPPPQSPERTTSGAGSGDREESNPCSSSERMQKGDTLTSVASSLSRAVWRRNRNSKASGSQGGEQSGGATEEKEAKEETGNARREAEEEAERGAGRSEPEAGEANMREGAEPPRESSGDPEERGKGEETPAGPEEVRASRSAGKEASKATESGDR, encoded by the exons ATGGCCGATCAATAtgcggtcttcttcctcggcgtcgcaGGCG tGGTTAAGGACATTCCTTTCCGGGACACGCGCACGCTGATTTTCATCTACGGCAAGCCTCTGATCGCCCACCAGGATCCTCTGGAAACGGcgctgcgcgcctctgccgagggcgcttcgtcgccggTGGATGTCTCCGCGCCCGCGGGGCGTgacgcgtcgctctcctACCGGCACAGCGGCGCTGGGGCTTTCGCCGGCAACCCTCTGAACTTTTACTTCCCCGGCGGCTCCGGCCCTGGAGGGGAGCGCCCGagcgcggcgccttccgGAGTGCCTGGTCCCTTTTCGCGGCTACCCGCGCCCGTTCACTCCTCGGGCAaggccgccgacgccgcacTCCTGCAACCGGTCGTCGTGAGCTCCCTCGCGTACGTGCGCATCGTCGACGTCTGCGTCGGGGAACAGCatgcgctcttcctcgcagaCTCGGGCGATGTGTACGCGTACGGCGAAGGGGTGTATGGACAGCTCGGCCTCGGCTACGAGCGCCAGATTGTTAACCACCCGCAGAAAGTCGAGGGCAGCCTTAGCCAGCTCGCCGTCCAGCAAATCGCATGCGGAGACTACCACTCTGTAGCCCTGACCACAGAG ggcctcgtcttcgcctgggGCGCGGCGGACTGCgtcggcgacggcagcggcctgtgtcgcttctcgccggtGCGCATCCGCCTGCCACTCCCTCTCGGCTGCGGTCACTTTCCCGTCGATGCGTGCCGAGTCATCGCCGCCCGTTTTCAGCAGACGATGGCTGTCACGGAGGCTGGGCATCTCCTCGTCTGGGGGGACACCTTCTTTGCGAACTTCCACGCAACCCCTGAGGTGCTTTGCCTCTTCCCCATCCCCGTTGTGCAGATCGCCATCGGCAAACACTTTGGCCTCGCTCTAACTG acgatGGCCAGGTATACGGCTGGGGCGACGGCACGTACGGCGAGCTAA ctGCTGCGTGTCCTATGGCGCCGATGACGCTGCCGGAGCCACTCAATTTGAAGGATTCGACTGGGCAGAGTCTGCCGCCGGTTGTGGCGATTGCGACGGGGACGCGCCACGCAATTCTGCTCACTCACGACATGCGGCTCTGGGCCCTCGGAGACAACCTCGCGGGTCAATGCGGGGTGCCCGGGCACCAAACGCGCCTCAGCGTTCCCAAG ATGGTGAAACTCGGAGAGTTGCGATCGCGAGCTAGCAAAATCGCATGCGGGTACCGccactctgcatgcatcacAC CTAACAACCAACTGTATCTGTGGGGTCATTCCTCGAACCACAAGCTGATCTTCACTGCAGCCGCCGAGGGCATCTGCGAGAAAGCGTCCCAGCCAGGCGTTGCCATTCGATCCGGCCTCAAGAGTGCATGCTGCCGG GCTCGCCTGATCTACTCCATGTTGAACTTGAAGATTACGGGGGCTGCGTTGGGAAGCGAAACGACGGTCATTGTGActggggacggagacgccgggcGGCAGAGCCCGCCGGCTCCTGGCGCGTCTGCGAGGCGTGCAGGAGACATGTCCTCTCGGCGCTCAAAGAAAGACAGTGAGGAGCAAATCGAGGCCCGAGTCATCACTGCAGCTGATCTCTCGCTGACGCCTCCCCCCCAATCTCCGGAGCGAACAACCTCCGGTGCTGGGAGTGGAGACCGTGAGGAGAGCAATCCGTGCTCTAGTTCCGAGCGGatgcagaaaggagacactttgACCTCGgttgcctcgtctctctctcgcgctgtgtGGAGAAGGAATCGCAACTCGAAGGCGTCGGGATCCCAAGGGGGCGAACAAAGCGGAGGCGCgactgaagagaaagaggcgaaggaagagacaggaaacgctaggcgcgaagctgaagaagaggcagagcgcgGGGCGGGTCGCAGCGAGCCGGAGGCCGGAGAAGCGAACatgcgagaaggcgccgaaccACCCAGAGAATCCTCGGGAGacccagaagaaagaggaaaaggagaggaaaccccCGCTGGACCTGAAGAGGTGCGCGCGTCGAGGAGTGCCGGAAAGGAAGCATCGAAGGcaacagagagcggcgaccGATGA